In uncultured Ilyobacter sp., a genomic segment contains:
- a CDS encoding rod shape-determining protein produces the protein MKVKIKWPGMKIQKSIGIDLGTANTLVYHKQKEQIVLNEPSVVAVDKETKKVLAVGQEAKDMLGKTPDHIIAVRPLSEGVIADYDITEAMIKYFIKKVFGKYNFVLPEVMICVPIEVTGVEKRAVLEAAISAGAKRAYLIEEARAAALGSGIDISAPEGNMIVDIGGGSTDIAVISLGGTVVSKSIRTAGNNFDEDIIKYIKKTHNLLIGEKTAEQIKIQIGTALALDEEETMTIKGRDMVTGLPKPLTITSSEVLEAIEDSLMEIVTSVKQVLEKTPPELSADIVDKGIVMAGGGSLIRNFPELISKHTHLPVKLSTGPLESVVIGAGIALDKIEVLRKIEKAER, from the coding sequence ATGAAAGTAAAAATCAAATGGCCTGGCATGAAGATTCAAAAGAGTATAGGTATAGATCTAGGGACTGCAAACACCCTTGTCTATCACAAGCAGAAAGAGCAGATAGTCCTTAATGAACCCTCTGTTGTGGCAGTGGATAAAGAGACAAAAAAAGTACTGGCAGTGGGACAGGAAGCCAAGGATATGCTTGGGAAAACTCCTGATCACATCATCGCAGTGAGACCTCTCAGTGAAGGGGTAATAGCAGACTATGACATCACAGAGGCGATGATAAAGTATTTTATAAAGAAGGTATTTGGGAAATATAACTTTGTTCTTCCTGAAGTGATGATATGTGTGCCTATAGAGGTAACAGGGGTGGAAAAAAGAGCCGTGCTAGAGGCTGCAATATCAGCAGGGGCAAAAAGAGCCTATCTTATAGAGGAGGCCAGGGCTGCTGCTCTAGGTTCTGGTATAGATATATCGGCACCAGAAGGAAATATGATAGTGGATATAGGTGGAGGTTCTACTGACATAGCAGTGATATCCCTAGGTGGTACAGTGGTAAGTAAATCTATAAGAACGGCAGGAAACAACTTCGACGAAGATATAATAAAATATATCAAAAAGACTCATAATCTCCTTATAGGGGAAAAAACAGCTGAACAGATAAAGATACAGATAGGGACTGCACTGGCCTTAGATGAAGAGGAGACGATGACAATAAAGGGAAGAGATATGGTTACCGGACTTCCCAAACCTCTCACTATAACTTCTAGTGAGGTGCTAGAGGCTATAGAGGATTCTCTTATGGAGATAGTGACATCTGTAAAACAGGTTTTAGAGAAAACTCCGCCGGAATTGTCGGCAGATATAGTAGATAAAGGGATAGTAATGGCAGGAGGGGGATCTCTTATAAGGAATTTCCCAGAGCTTATCTCAAAGCACACCCACCTTCCTGTAAAGCTTTCCACAGGTCCTCTAGAAAGTGTAGTTATCGGAGCTGGTATAGCTCTTGATAAAATCGAAGTTTTGAGGAAAATAGAAAAGGCGGAAAGATAA
- a CDS encoding ribonuclease III domain-containing protein yields MVNIDLKDAGGLPLAYLGDAVWELAVREYFVEKGYKINALNKRVKKLVNAKAQSVIFKSILEDLDEEYKAVARRAKNSNIKSFPRSCTIMEYREATAFEALVAAFYINGETGIIRKILENHISEGEE; encoded by the coding sequence ATGGTCAATATAGATCTGAAAGATGCCGGAGGACTGCCTTTAGCCTATCTCGGGGATGCAGTGTGGGAGTTGGCTGTGAGGGAGTATTTTGTAGAAAAAGGGTATAAGATAAATGCCCTAAATAAAAGGGTGAAGAAACTGGTCAACGCTAAGGCTCAAAGTGTAATTTTTAAAAGTATATTAGAAGATCTAGATGAAGAATATAAGGCGGTAGCTAGACGAGCAAAGAACAGTAATATAAAGAGTTTCCCTAGATCGTGCACCATCATGGAATACAGAGAGGCCACAGCATTTGAAGCACTGGTAGCGGCCTTTTACATCAACGGAGAGACAGGCATAATAAGAAAGATACTGGAAAATCATATATCAGAGGGTGAAGAATAA